GATGAAGAAAAAAAAGTTGATTTCTAAATGGAGGATTAAAATTTATAGGAATAATATAAGGTTTTTTTTTATATAATTTATAAATTATTGGTTTTGAAGTAGAAACGCATGCTATATCATATCCACTTCCTGGAAAATCATTTCCTAATAACATATATGGATCTATTTTAGCCCATTTCGCTATGTTATGAATTAAAGTTGAACTACTTCCCAACCCCCAATTTCTAGGAAATTCTAGTTTTGTTTTTACATGTATTCCCAATGAACTATTAAGAAAACTTTTTTGAAGTTTTTTGGATTTTAATAATAGATATCTTAGATTTTTTGCTATTTTTTTTTCTGTTTCATAAAAAATTTCTAAAGAAGGAAGTTTGAAAATAACTTCAAACCAAGGTTTATTAATTTCGTCATAACTCTTCCAATGCAAAAAAGAAGAAAAATTCCGTTTTAATATAGTTAACGATTGTCCTTTTATTGTAGGTAAAGCTAAACCACAAGCTCCACATAAAATAAAATATTCTCCTGTTAACAAAAGTTTTCCATGACTATAAAAATGATTCTCATGTTGATGCATGATCACATGGTTTTATATTTTTTTTTCAAAATTTCTTAAAATTTTTCTAATTAAACCTTGCAAAATCTTTCCTGGACCTATTTCTGTAAATGAAATAGCTCCATGAGAAATCATGTTTTCTATAGATTGTTTCCATTTTACAGGAGAAGTCAATTGTTCTACAAGATTTTTTTTGATATCGTTAGATTTTATAACCGATTGAGCATTTACATTTTGATATATTGGACATTTAGAGTCTTTAAAAGAAATTTTTTTTAAAAATTTTTTTAATTTTTTTCTAGCTGGTTCCATAATGGGAGAATGAAAAGCTCCATGAACAGGAAGAATGAATATTCTTTTAGCACCTTTTTTTTCTAAAGAAGAACAAACTCTTTTAAGAGCTTTATATTCTCCGGAAATGACTAGTTGTTCAGGTCCATTATAATTAGACGGAACAATAATTCCACTATCATCTTTACAAATATCTTCTACAATAGAATCTTCCAGCCCAAATATTACAGCCATTCCTCCATGAATTGATTCACAAATTTCTTGCATAATCGAAGCTCTTTTATTGACTATTCTCAACCCATTTTCAAAAGAAAATACATCAACTGCAGCTAAAGCAGAAAATTCCCCAAGAGAATGCCCAGCGACCATATCAGGTTCAAAATTATTTGATATTTTTGCTTTTATAACTGAATATATATAAATTGCAATCTGTGTGTATTTTGTTTGTTTTAAAATATCCATAGATCCTTCAAACATTATAGATGTGATTCGAAACCCTAAAATTTCATCAGATAATTGGAATAATTCTCTAGCCAAATGAGAGTTTTTATATAAGTTTTTTCCCATTCCTATAAATTGAGATCCTTGACCAGGAAATAGATAAGCTTTCATAAGAATAAAAAATTTGTTTAAAATTAATAATTATATGAAAATTACTGATACGCATGCTCATCTTTATATGAAAGATTTTAATGAAGACATTGATTTTGTAATTCAAAAAGCTTTGATTCAAGGAATACACAGATTTTTTATTCCTTCTATAGATTCTTCCGATATTCCAAATATATTAAAATTAGAAAAAAAATATCCTAACATATGTTATGCGATGATAGGGCTTCATCCTAATAGAGTTTTTCCAGATAATTTAGAAAAAGAATTAAATAGTATTGAAAAATGGTTATGGAAACATTCTTTTATTTCTGTAGGAGAAATTGGAATGGATCTTTATTCAGAAAAAAAGTTTCTTTCAGAACAAGAATACGCTTTTCAGATTCAAATAAAATGGGCAAGAAAAAAAAAACTCCCCATAGTTCTACACTGTAGAAAAGCTTTTGATCATATTTTTAATATTTTATCAAAAGAATCTTCTATTAAAGGAATATTTCATTGTTTTTCTGGAACTTTAGATCAAGCAAAAAAAATTATTGATTTTGGAATGAAAATAGGAATTGGAGGGATGATCACTTTCAAAAACAATCATGTCAGTCAATTTTTGCATAAAATAAGTTTGGATCATCTAGTTCTAGAAACGGATTCCCCCTATCTTTCTCCACATCCTTTTAGAGGAAAAAGGAATGAACCAAAAAATTTAAGAATAATTTTAAAAAAACTTTCTCAAATTTATTCTACATCAGAAGAAAAAATAGCCGACATCATTCATATAAATGTAGAAAACTTATTTTTTTCATAATATTGATTCATATCATTTTTGATGGATTGACTAATTTTTCAAATTTTTCTTCAGTTAAATATCCTAATCGAATTGCTTCTTCTTTTAAAGTCTTATTATTTTCATAAGCAGATTTTGCTATTTCTGCTGATTTTTCGTATCCAATATGAGTATTCAATGCTGTGACTAACATCAAAGATTTATCCAAAAATTCTTTAATTCTTTGATTATTTGGTTTGATCCCTTTCACACAAAAAGAAGAAAAAGAAGTACAAGCATCTGCAAGAAGTTGGGAAGATTGTAAAAAATTATACACTATTAATGGTTTAGATACATTTAATTCGTAGTTTCCTGAAGACGCTGCCATGGAAATGGAGACATCGTTTCCTAAAACTTGTGTACAAACCATCATAATAGCTTCACATTGAGTAGGATTTATTTTTCCAGGCATGATAGAAGAACCAGGTTCATTTTCAGGAATGAAAATTTCTCCAATTCCTGAACGTGGTCCAGAAGCTAAAAAACGAATATCATTCGATATTTTTATTAAAGAAACGGCTATTTGTTTCAAAGCTCCGTGAGACTCTACCATAGCATTATGAGATGATAAAGCTTCAAATTTATTCTTTGCGATTTTAAAAGGAAAACCTGTATATCTACATATATATTCAGTCACTTTTGCATCATATCCTTTAGGGGCATTTAATCCAGTTCCCACAGCGGTTCCCCCTATAGCTAATTCAGAAAGATGATCTAAAGTTTTTTCAATAGAATCTAATCCATGATCCATTTGAGAGAAATAACCGGAAAATTCTTGCCCTAAAGTGATGGGGGTTGCATCCATCAGATGGGTTCTTCCTATTTTAATCACATTTTGAAATAATTTTGATTTTTTTTTTAAAGTTTCTTTTAATTTCTTAATAGAAGGAATAGTTTTTTCTATCAACTTTTTATAAGAAGCAATATGCATTGCTGTAGGAAAAGTATCATTAGATGATTGAGACATATTAACATCATCATTTGGGTGAATAAAAGATTTTCCTTGACCAAGGACCCCTCCTGTTAAAACGTGAGCTCTATTAGAAATCACTTCATTAATATTCATATTGGTATGAGTTCCAGATCCTGTTTGCCATATAACTAAAGGAAATTGATCATTTAATTTTTCTTCTATAATTTCATCACAAACTAAAGAGATAATATCTCTTTTTTTTTTAGACAAAAGACCAAATTTATAGTTTGCATGAGCAGCAGCTTTTTTTAAAAAACCAAAGGAATGAATAATTTCTATAGGCATAGAAGCTTCTGAACCTATTCTAAAATTTTTCCTTGATCTTTCTGTTTGCGCTCCCCAGTATTTATCTACAGGAACTTTCACCTCTCCCAAAGTATCTTTTTCTGTTCTATAAATCATAGTCCTATTTTTTTTTACTAAATTATAGAAAAAATTATAACTTTTTATTTATTAAAAAATGATGATAATTAAGTTTATAGGATTTTTACTTTTTTTGTTAGTAATTATATCTGGTTTTTGGTGTGTTTTTTTTCTATCTTTTTTTAGTATTTACTGGATTATCATAGGGATATTCATCAATTTGATTATGAATTTTATAAAAAGAAAAGAAAAAATATAAAATGTTAAAAAACAAATACTTATGGATAAGTTTTTGTTTTTTTATATGGATGTTTTTTTTTGATTCTAATTCTTTAATATTACATTATAAGTTTGAGAATAGTATCAAAGAAATGACATTAGATAGAGATTCTTTAAAAAAGAAAATTTTATCAGAAGAAAACCATTTAAAAAAATTGACTACAGATCCTAAATATCTAGAAAAATTAGCAAGAGAAAAATTTTATATGAAAAAAAAAGATGAAGATTTATTTTTGATATCCAGAAAAAATCAGATGGAACTGATAAAAATAACATAATAGTTAACGTCCCATATAAATAAGCAAAATACTTAAATCGGAAGGAGATACACCACTGATTCTTGATGCTTGCGCCAATGATACTGGACGATAATAATCTAATTTTTCTCTTGCTTCTAAGGAAAGAGATTGAATTTTTTTATAATCAAAATTATTTGGAATTTTTAGATTTTCTAATTTTAATAATTTTTTCGCATTTTCTTTTTCCCTATCTATATATCCTTTATATTTGATTTGAATACTAACTTGTTCTAATATTTCTTGATTAAAATCGTTTTTTTTAATTTCTTCCATTAGAAACGGAATGGATATAATGTCTTTTATATCAATCTCAGAACGAGATAAAATAGTTTCTATTTTTTTTTCATTATATATTCTAGGAGAATTTTTATCATCTAAAATGGGATTTATAACTTTCGGTTCAAAATTTCTTTTTTGAAATAGATCCATGCATTTTTCTATTTTGGATTTTTTTTTATCTAATATTTTCATTTTTTCTTCCGAAATTAAACCAATATTGTATCCCATAGGTGTTAATCTGACATCTGCATTATCTTGCCGTAATAACATTCTATATTCAGCTCTTGAAGTAAACATTCTATAAGGTTCTTCTGTCCCTTTTGTAATTAAATCATCTATTAAAACACCAATATAAGCTTGATTTCTTTTAAGAATAAACGGTTCTTCTCTACGAATTTTTAAATGAGCATTGATTCCTGCCATTAATCCTTGAGCAGCAGCTTCTTCATATCCAGTAGTTCCATTAATTTGTCCAGAAAAAAAAAGATTTTTTATAACCTTACTTTCCAAAGTGGGTTTCAATTGTTCGGGAGGAAAGTAATCGTATTCTATTGCATATCCAGGTCTTAATATTTTCACTTTTTCAAATCCAGAAATTTTTTTTAATGATTGATATTGTACTTCTTCTGAAAAAGAAGTGGAAAATCCATTTACATACACTTCTACAGTATTCCACCCTTCAGGTTCTACAAAAATAGGATGTTCTTCTTTATTAGAAAATCTAAAAATCTTTTCTTCTATAGAAGGACAGTATCTGGGGCTGATCCCTTGAATAGATCCTGTAAAAATTGGAGAAAAATTGAAATTTTTACGTATTAAATCATGTACTTTTTGATTTGTATAAGTTATATAACATTTTCGTTGTCTAGTTAATTTTTTTGTTTCATAAGAAAAAGAAAATTTTTTTGGATGAGAATCTCCATCTTGAGATTTCATTTTTTCATAATTTAAAGTACGTCCATCTACCCTTGGGGATGTTCCCGTTTTCATTCTCCCACATTTCAATCCAAAGTATTTGGTTAACTGTTCCGTGATTCCCTTAACTTCTTTTTCTGCTATTCTTCCTCCATCAATTTTTTTTTTCCCAATATGTATTTTTCCATTTAAAAAAGTACCATTTGTAAGTATAACTGATTTTCCTTTAATTTTTAATCCCAAAAAAGTTTTTACACCTTTCACTTGATCTTTTTCTATAATTAAAGAAGTCACTGTATCTTGATATAGATCTAATTGAACATTTTTTTCTAAAAAAAATCTCCAATAATAGGAGTATAATTTTCTATCGCATTGAGCTCTAGGGCTCCACATTGCTGGTCCTTTGGACTTATTTAGCATTCTAAATTGAATCATGCTATAATCAGCAATGATTCCAGAATATCCCCCTAAAGCATCTATTTCTCTAATCATTTGTCCTTTGGCTATGCCTCCTACAGCTGGATTACATGACATTTCACCTATAGTTTGTAAATTTGTAGTAATAAGCAAAGTTTTTGACCCCATATTAGAAGATGCGGATGCGGCTTCTGCTCCAGAATGGCCTCCACCAACCACTATAATATCATATATATCTAAAAACATGATTATTTTTTCAATAAATTTAAATAAAACTCTTCTTTTTTTTTCATTATCTTTTTATCCATTTTTTTTTGATCATCATATCCTAAAAGATGTAATACAGCATGTATCATCACACGTTTCAATTCAACCAGGAAAGATTGATTCCATTGTTTAGAATTCTCTAAAACACGGTCTACACTAATGAATATATCTCCAGATATCCATTTATCGATAGAATAATTAAATGAAAGTACATCTGTATAAAAATTTTTTTGCAAATATTTTTTATTCATGTCTAAAAGAAAATTATCATTACAAAAAACATAATTTATATTGCCAATATACATACCTTCATTATTTAACAAAATACAAATTTCTTTAATAAAAAAAGATTTTTCTTGAATCTGAAAATAAGGAATCTCATAAAATAATCTAATCATTATTTCTTATTTTAATAAGATAATTAAGAATAATTTTTACATATTTTGACAAGAATCAAAAAAATAATTCCAAACGTTTTTACTTTATTGAACTTATTTTGTGGGTGCATATCCATAATTTTTTTACAATCAAAAAATTATGAAGGTTCTGCTTTTGCTACTTTCTTCTCAATAATTTTTGATTTATTAGATGGTTTTGTGTCTAGACTGATAAAAAACGAAAATCAATTCGGAAAAGAATTAGATTCTCTCGCTGATATGGTTTCTTTTGGAATAGTTCCATCCATAATAGTTTTTCTTTTATTGAAAACAATGAAAAAAAAAATACCATTTATTGAATGGTTTTCTTTTTTTATTTCCATTTTTTCCGCATGTCGTTTAGCTAAATTTAATATGAATCCTTATAATAATTATAGAGGATTGACAACCCCTATCAATACTTTATTTTTTTCTTCTTTATCTATTGTAACGAATTCTTCTACAGTCCCTCTTTTCATAAAAAATTTTATAATGTCTCCTATCATAATATTTTTTCTGATATTATTTTCTTGTTATTTTTTGGTCTCTAAAATACCAATGATTTCGTTTAATTTTCAAGGGTTATCTTGGAAAAAGAATAAAATACGTTATTTTTTCTTATTGATTAGTACATTTCTTTTATTAACTTTACATGTCGTAGCTTTACCATGCATTATTATTTTTTACATAACAATTTCAACCTATTTTCATAGATTGAAAAATTCATAATAAATATCTTACATATGAAATTAAAACTTCATCGTCCCATTTGTTTCTTTGATATAGAAGCAACAGGAATCAATATCGGAAAAGATAGAATTATAGAAATATCCATATTAAAAATATTTCCTAATGGAAATCAAGAAAATAAAACTTGGTTAGTTGACCCTGGTATTCCTATACCTCCGCAATCAACAGCTATTCATGGAATTAAAGATGAAGATGTCGCAGGAAAACTTAGATTTAAAGATGTGTCCGTTCTCATTTTTAAAATGATTGAAAATACAGATCTAGCAGGATATAATTCTAATAGATTTGATATTCCAATTTTAGCAGAAGAAATGCTTCGTTCAGGAATATCTTTTGATATAAAAAAATACAAAACTATAGACGTACAAGTTATATTTCATAAAATGGAACCTAGGACTCTTTCTGCTGCTTATAAATATTATTGCAGTAAAAATCTCATGAAAGCTCATAGTTCAAAAGCAGATGCATTTGCTACATATGAAATATTACTAGCACAATTGGAAAAATATGAAAATTTGAAAAAAGATGTTAAAAGTCTAAATCAATTTTCTCATCAAAAAAATATAGCAGATCTTGCTGGATTTATCAAAATAGATGAAGAAGGAAACGAAATATTTAATTTTGGAAAATATAAAGGAGAAAAAGTTTTTGAAATCTTTGAAAAAGACCCCAATTATTATGGATGGATACAAAATTCAGATTTTCCCTTATACACAAAAAAAATATTAACAGGAGTTAAATTAAGGAGATTCAATAAATCTTAAAAAACCATCATCTAACAAGATCTTCTAATCTTTTTGAGATAAAAGCAGTGAGATTTTTCCCTTGAAGCAAATTTTTGGATAAAAGAGTTAAATTCAAAGCTTCTTGAATCATTTCTTTTCTTTTATCTTCATATGTTTCTTGTAATATTTTTTTCATCAAAATATGATTTGTATTTACTATCAATTGATAATATTCTTTTTGATCTTTTTCTTTTACAATTTCCCTTCCTATAGAATTCATTTCTTTGATTCTTCTTAAAAACTCTGGAACGATAATTAAAAAAGGAGAATCTTTTTTGGATAAATTTTCTAATTGTATAGAAAATTTATATTCATCCACTAAATGATTACTAATAAAACTTATCAAATCTTGTTTTTCTTTTTCAGAAAGTTCTGAGTCATATTTTTTTTCTTTATCAATTAATTTTTCAATATGATCTGAGTCTACTCTAACAAAAGAAATTTCCTTGTCATAAAATTCCAACTTTTGCATTAAATGAACTGAAAGTGGACTATCCAAAATTAAAACTTCATAATTCCTATTTTTTGCTTCTTTAATGTAACTATGTTGTTCTTCTTTATCTGAAGAATAAAGAAAAACAATTTTTCCTTCTTTATTTTTTTGGGTTGGACTTATTTTTTCTTTAAACTCTTCTAAAGTAAAATAAATGTTATTGACAGTAGAAAAAATTAAAAATTTAATAGCTTTATCAAAAAAGTTTTGTGTACTAATCATTCCGTATTCCACTATAATTTTTATATCTTCCCATTTTTTTTGAAAATCTTCTCTATTTATTGTAAATAGAGAATTTAACTTATCAGAAACTTTTCTTGTTATGTATCTAGATATGTTTTTTACAGATGTATCGGATTGTAAATGAGAACGTGATACATTAAGTGGAATATCTGGAGAATCTATAACTCCTTTTAATAAGCTCAGAAAATCTGGAACAATTCCTTCTAAATTATCCGTGATATAAACCTGATTTTGATACAAATGAATTTTGTCTTTCTGTATGTCAATTCTTCTTTCTATTTTAGGAAAAAATAAAATTCCTGTCAGATGAAAAGGATGATCTATATTTAAATGCACCCAAAATAAAGGATCTTCTAACTGATTAGGATATAATTCATGATAAAAATCTAAATAATTTTTATCAATCAATTGAAGTGGATTTTTATTCCAAGTAGGATGAATATTATTGACAATAGTTTCTTTATCGTTATCTTCTTTGGAAGATAAATGGATTTCTACAGGAAGAAATTTGCAATATTTTTGTAGTAATTTTAAAATACGATTATATTCTAAAAATTCCTTACTATCTTCATTAAGAAATAAAACGATTTCTGTTCCTCTATCTCTTTTTTCAATTTCTTTCATAATAAAATTAGGAGATCCTTCGCAGGACCAAAATATAGATGAAGCTTCTTTTTGATAAGATTGAGTAAAAATCATGACTTTATTAGATACCATAAAAGAAGAATAAAAACCCAAGCCAAAATGACCAATAATATGACTATCTTTTGTAGATGTATTATATTTCTTAATAAATTCTTCTGCTCCAGAAAAAGCTATTTGATTAATATATTTTTTTACTTCTTCTTTGGTCATTCCAATTCCATTATCTATTACATGAATAGTTTTATTTTTTTGATTTATTAGAACACGAATTTTCAAATCATCTTCAATATCATCCAAATTTTCCAATTTAGCTATAGTTTTCAATTTAATAATAGCATCTGTTGCATTAGAAACAAGTTCACGCAAAAAAACTTCTTGATCAGAATAAAGAAATCTTTTAATGATAGGGAAAATATTATTTGAAGTAACACTAATTTTATTATCCTCCATAAAACTAAATTATTGAAAAAAGAAAAATAAAACAAAGATCATACCATAATAAATTAAGAAGACAAAATGTCATTTTTCATTATTTTTATCTTCAAAAAAACAATCTATAAATTTTTTTCCATCAAATTTTTTCAAATCTTGTATTTTTTCACCTGTTCCTAGATATTGTATGGGAATTTTGAATTGATCCATAATTCCTATTACTACACCCCCCTTAGCTGTCCCTTCTATTTTTGTCAATATAATAGAAGAAATTTTAACAAAATAAGTAAACTTTTTGACCTGTTCAAAAGCGTTTTGACCTGTGCTGGCGTCTAAAACAAGCATAATTTCATGAGGTGATTCAGGTATAATTTTTTTCATGACTCTACTTATTTTAGATAGCTCTTCCATCAAACCAATACGATTTTGTAATCTACCAGCTGTATCAATTAAAACCACATCTTTTTTTCTGGATTTAGCAGATTGTAAGGTATCATATGCGACAGATGCTGGATCTGCATGCATATGTTGTTTTATTAAAGGAACTTGAGCTTTATTTGCCCATATTTCAAGTTGATCAATGGCTGCTGCCCTAAATGTATCAGAAGCTCCTATAATTAAATCAAAACCTTTTTTTTTTAAAAAAAAAGCTAATTTTCCAATTGTAGTTGTTTTTCCTACTCCATTGACTCCGACCATCATAATTACATATGGTTTTTTATGATATTTTATTTTTTTTTCTAAACATTCATTTTTAATATCTATAAAAATATTTTCTATCTCTTTTTTAAGAAGATCATATAGGTCTTGTATATTACTATATTTTTCTTTTTGAATTCTTTTTTCTAAATTATTGATGATTTTTATAGTAGTTTTTGTCCCTATGTCTGCAGACAATAAGAGATCTTCCATCTGATCGATTACATTTATTTCTATTTTTGATTTTCTCAAAAAAAGATTTTTTATTTTATAAAAAAAGGATTCTCTAGTTTTTTTCAATTCATGATGAAATATCTTTTCTGATTCCTTTTCCTTTTTTAGAAAAAACATTATAAATAACTACTTTTTTATAAAAAAAATCTTGACTTCCTCATCAGAGATAATTTTATTTTCAAAGGTATAAAAACCAGATTTTTTAGATTTAACTATTTTTATCGCCAAAGTCATTTTTTTTGATAATTTTTTTTTATTATTTTTCACCATCTTTTTAGACATATTATTTTTTTTATTTTATTTCTTTATGAATTGTATATTTTCTTAAAAATGGATTATATTTTTTTAATTCAATTCTATTCGGAGTATTTTTTTTGTTTTTTGTTGTAACATATCTAGAACAACCAGGTATTCCACTTTTTTTTTGTTCAACACATTCTAATATGACTTGTATTCTATTTCCTTTTTTAGCCATTTTTATTAATCTTTATGTTTTTTTTGTAACGTTTTAGTGCGTTTTCAATCCCTATTTTATTAATAAGTTTGACTCCATAAGCACAAATTTTTAAAGTAATCCATTTTTTTTCTTTTGTTAAAAAAAAACGTTTTTTACATAAGTTAATATTAAAACGACGTTTTTTTTTATTATTTGCATGAGAAACTCTATTTCCTATCATTGCTTTTTTTCCTGTCAATTCACAAACTTTTGACATAATAGTTTTTTTTGCTAAATTTAATTGAATTGCTAATTTAGCATAAAAAAAGAAAGACGCTTCATGTCAGGACATAGTAAGTGGACAAATATACAACATAGAAAATCTAATCAAGATTTCAGGAAATCTAGAAAATTTTCCAAAATCATAAAAGAAATAACTATCGCTGTTAAAGAATCAGGAACTAACAATTTTCGTTTCAGAAACGCGATTATGAATGCAAAATCAGTTAATGTCCCTAAAAGCACTATAGAAAAAGCCATAAAAAAAGCCTTACAAATAAAAACAGACAATTACAAAAATTTAAATTTAGAAGGAAATATTCATGGAGTAAGTTTAATTATAGAATGTATGACAAATAATAGTATTCGTACAATTTCTAATATCAGAATATTTTTGAAGAAAAATGGAGGAAGACTATGTCATAATGGAGAGTTAACTCATTTATTTCATAGAATAGGTGTATTTTATATAAAAGAAAAAGATATTCATTATTCAATGGAAGATTTTGAATTAATGACAATAGATTTTGGAGCTAAAGATTTTTTACAAAAAAACGATATGGTTTCTATATACACAGATTTTGAATACTTTGGATCTATGAAAAACCATTTAGAAAAATTAGAAATATTCCATGAATATCAAGTAATACGTGTTCCTAAACAAATAATGAAATGGATTTCAAAAGAAAAGAAAGAAAAAATTTTGAATTTAATTGAAAAACTTGAAAAAAATGAAGATGTAGAAAACACTTACTCTAATTTAGAAATTAAATAAAATCAAGTAGGACGACCTATCGCATTGAAAAAATGAGGAAAGTCCGGACACCATAGAGCAACACAGTGGGTAACACCCATCCATCGTGAGATGAGGAATAGTGCAACAGAAAGAAAGTACAGATGAATTGCTGTAGTGAAATCATGTAAACTCTGTGTGGTGAAATGCCATGTACACCGGAAGACTGGCTCGGTTGATATCCCGGGGGGTAGGCAGATAGAGATCATGGGTAACCTAAATCCTAGATAAATGATAGGTATTATACAGAATCCGGCTTATAGTCCTACTTATTTTTTTTGGAGAGATGGCCGAGAGGATTAAGGCGCACGTCTGGAAAGCGTGTTCACAAAAAAGTGTCAAGGGTTCGAATCCCTTTCTCTCCGCTTTAACAACTTTCTATGTCTTTCAATTTTTTTTCAATTAAATTAGTTCTAACTCCCAATAATTTATCTATATCTTTTGAAGCGCCTTGTAATTTATCTTGAGCTTGATGAAGCAATAATCCAAATTTTTTGAATTCTTGTTTTACTGTTTCCAAAATTTTCCATACTTCAGAACTTCTTTTTTGAATAGCTAAAGTTCTGAACCCTATCTGTAAACTGTTTAATACAGCTGCTAATGTGGACGGACCTGTGATTACGGTTTTGTATTTTCTTAATAATTCTTCTAATAAACTAGAATTTCTTGCTATTTCAGCATAGATCCCTTCAAATGGCAAGAAAAGAATAGCAAAATCAGTAGTATGTGGAGGATCTATATACTTATTTTGAATATCTTTGGACATTTTCTTAAGTACAGATTCCATATTTTTCACAGCTATTTCTATATTTTTTTTTTCTCCTTGACGATAAGCATTTTGTACTTTTTCATAAGTTTCTTTTGGAAATTTTACATCAATAGGTAACCATATAATATTTCCGTCTCCAAGTCCTGGAAGTTTGATTGCAAATTCTACAACAAAATTTGTACTAGATTTGGTAATAACATTAGAAGCATATTGTTCTGGAGACAAAATTTGTTGCAAAAGCATTGAAAGTTGCATCTCGCTAAAACTGCCACATATTTTTATATGATTTAAGGTTCTTTTTAAAGAACTTACATCTTTTGCTAAAATTTTCATTTCCCCTAATCCTTCTTGTAAAAACAATAATTGATTTCCAATAATTTCGAATGATTTTCCAAGATGAATATTCA
This genomic window from Blattabacterium cuenoti contains:
- a CDS encoding GYDIA family GHMP kinase — translated: MHQHENHFYSHGKLLLTGEYFILCGACGLALPTIKGQSLTILKRNFSSFLHWKSYDEINKPWFEVIFKLPSLEIFYETEKKIAKNLRYLLLKSKKLQKSFLNSSLGIHVKTKLEFPRNWGLGSSSTLIHNIAKWAKIDPYMLLGNDFPGSGYDIACVSTSKPIIYKLYKKKPYIIPINFNPPFRNQLFFLHLNKKQNTCDGIQFFRSKKNIPTQSIESISSITQKIPFCKTLEEFEKLLLKHEMIISKILNIPTIKETYFPDYLGLIKSLGAWGGDFVLISFRKGMRNYFYNKGFQTLISFDEMII
- the fabD gene encoding ACP S-malonyltransferase encodes the protein MKAYLFPGQGSQFIGMGKNLYKNSHLARELFQLSDEILGFRITSIMFEGSMDILKQTKYTQIAIYIYSVIKAKISNNFEPDMVAGHSLGEFSALAAVDVFSFENGLRIVNKRASIMQEICESIHGGMAVIFGLEDSIVEDICKDDSGIIVPSNYNGPEQLVISGEYKALKRVCSSLEKKGAKRIFILPVHGAFHSPIMEPARKKLKKFLKKISFKDSKCPIYQNVNAQSVIKSNDIKKNLVEQLTSPVKWKQSIENMISHGAISFTEIGPGKILQGLIRKILRNFEKKI
- a CDS encoding TatD family hydrolase, producing the protein MKITDTHAHLYMKDFNEDIDFVIQKALIQGIHRFFIPSIDSSDIPNILKLEKKYPNICYAMIGLHPNRVFPDNLEKELNSIEKWLWKHSFISVGEIGMDLYSEKKFLSEQEYAFQIQIKWARKKKLPIVLHCRKAFDHIFNILSKESSIKGIFHCFSGTLDQAKKIIDFGMKIGIGGMITFKNNHVSQFLHKISLDHLVLETDSPYLSPHPFRGKRNEPKNLRIILKKLSQIYSTSEEKIADIIHINVENLFFS
- the fumC gene encoding class II fumarate hydratase: MIYRTEKDTLGEVKVPVDKYWGAQTERSRKNFRIGSEASMPIEIIHSFGFLKKAAAHANYKFGLLSKKKRDIISLVCDEIIEEKLNDQFPLVIWQTGSGTHTNMNINEVISNRAHVLTGGVLGQGKSFIHPNDDVNMSQSSNDTFPTAMHIASYKKLIEKTIPSIKKLKETLKKKSKLFQNVIKIGRTHLMDATPITLGQEFSGYFSQMDHGLDSIEKTLDHLSELAIGGTAVGTGLNAPKGYDAKVTEYICRYTGFPFKIAKNKFEALSSHNAMVESHGALKQIAVSLIKISNDIRFLASGPRSGIGEIFIPENEPGSSIMPGKINPTQCEAIMMVCTQVLGNDVSISMAASSGNYELNVSKPLIVYNFLQSSQLLADACTSFSSFCVKGIKPNNQRIKEFLDKSLMLVTALNTHIGYEKSAEIAKSAYENNKTLKEEAIRLGYLTEEKFEKLVNPSKMI
- a CDS encoding FtsB family cell division protein; the protein is MLKNKYLWISFCFFIWMFFFDSNSLILHYKFENSIKEMTLDRDSLKKKILSEENHLKKLTTDPKYLEKLAREKFYMKKKDEDLFLISRKNQMELIKIT
- the mnmG gene encoding tRNA uridine-5-carboxymethylaminomethyl(34) synthesis enzyme MnmG; amino-acid sequence: MFLDIYDIIVVGGGHSGAEAASASSNMGSKTLLITTNLQTIGEMSCNPAVGGIAKGQMIREIDALGGYSGIIADYSMIQFRMLNKSKGPAMWSPRAQCDRKLYSYYWRFFLEKNVQLDLYQDTVTSLIIEKDQVKGVKTFLGLKIKGKSVILTNGTFLNGKIHIGKKKIDGGRIAEKEVKGITEQLTKYFGLKCGRMKTGTSPRVDGRTLNYEKMKSQDGDSHPKKFSFSYETKKLTRQRKCYITYTNQKVHDLIRKNFNFSPIFTGSIQGISPRYCPSIEEKIFRFSNKEEHPIFVEPEGWNTVEVYVNGFSTSFSEEVQYQSLKKISGFEKVKILRPGYAIEYDYFPPEQLKPTLESKVIKNLFFSGQINGTTGYEEAAAQGLMAGINAHLKIRREEPFILKRNQAYIGVLIDDLITKGTEEPYRMFTSRAEYRMLLRQDNADVRLTPMGYNIGLISEEKMKILDKKKSKIEKCMDLFQKRNFEPKVINPILDDKNSPRIYNEKKIETILSRSEIDIKDIISIPFLMEEIKKNDFNQEILEQVSIQIKYKGYIDREKENAKKLLKLENLKIPNNFDYKKIQSLSLEAREKLDYYRPVSLAQASRISGVSPSDLSILLIYMGR
- the ybeY gene encoding rRNA maturation RNase YbeY gives rise to the protein MIRLFYEIPYFQIQEKSFFIKEICILLNNEGMYIGNINYVFCNDNFLLDMNKKYLQKNFYTDVLSFNYSIDKWISGDIFISVDRVLENSKQWNQSFLVELKRVMIHAVLHLLGYDDQKKMDKKIMKKKEEFYLNLLKK